The DNA sequence ctcccaggcccccctgctctaacccaccagcccccactcccctcccagagctggggaagagaacccaggagtcctggctcccagccccccctgctctaacccaccagcccccactcccctcccagagccggggagagaacccaggagtcctggctcccagcccccctgctctaatccaccagcccccactcccctcccagagccggggagagaacccaggagtcctggctcccagcccccctgctctgacccaccagcccccactcccctcccagagccggggagagaacccaggagtcctggctcccaactctgcctcctccctccaaccctctggaaactgggaggagtggcggGGGCGGGAGACAGCTCTGTGGCCGTTCGCGATGAATTTCGGGGTGTCCCACACATGCTGCTGCCATAGGCCCCAAGGCTCGCACCCCAcaatctctcctcccccccccatactGCTTCCCCCACTCCCTGAAAACCATCCacactggctcccagccccacagtctCCCCTTACCCCAACCCGGCGCCCCACTCACCGTCCAGGGACAGCCAGTccagctgggtgctgggcagcgcCAGGAACCCGCGGCCCCGGTACTCAAACAGCACCGAGGTGGAGACGATCCGGGCATCGCAGGCCACCTGCAGGGCCACCACCCCGGCCTCGTGGGCTACGGGAGGAAGGGGGCAGTGAGAGGGGGCAGCACGAGCCACTCCccccccagccagtccctgccctggggccgggtgggagccggcgccccctagaggggacaggcccctgccccattccccgcccccctgagccagccagtccctgccctggggccggtgggagtcagtgccccctagaggggacaggcccctgccccattccctgcccccctgagccagccagtccctgccctgggaccgggtgggagccggcgccccctagaggggacaggcccctgccccattccctgcccccctgagccagccagtccctgccctggggccgggtgggagccggcgccccccaggGGGGACAGGCCCCTACCCCATTCCCCGCCCCGTACCGGGGCAGTAGCAGCGCAGGACCCCTGTCTGGATGAGTGCGGCCGGCACGGCCAGCCGGTCGAAGAGGCAGGTGTAGGAATCCGTCTCCTCCGTCCACGGTCCCGTGATCAGCACCTTGACGCCGCCCTGCAGGGAAACCAGGGGTTAACGGGGGGGCGTGGGCGGAGGGGACAGGGCCCTCGGGGTTGGGGGCCCCGATCCTAGCACATCTCACCCTCCCCATAGCCCTGCTCGCCTCGGGGTAGGACCAGTCCGGTGAGAAGTCGGTGATGGTGACCAGCGGCTCCGGGGCTGCCAAGCCCTCTGGGGGGGCGGCCTCGCCGGGGGCGTCGGGCAGGGCCGGATGCGGGGGCCTGCTCCCCTCTGCGGCCCCAGCCCCCTCCGTCATGAGCTCGGAGATGAGGCTGTCGAgggagaggccgaagggcaggtccggcccccctcccgcccccgtgGGGATGATGGAGTAGAGCTCGTCCGGCAGGTGCTCCCCGGCTCCACCGCCCGGCCGGGCTCCCCCCATCTCCATGGGCGTCTCCCCGGCGGGGGCCCGGCCGCCCCCCCGCCCTGGCGCCCCCCCGTCGTCCTGGATGAAGAAGCGGTTGCCGGGGGGGGCCGGCTCCGGGGGCCGGCGCCCGTAGGTCTGGCCCCGGGCGGGGCTGTTGAGGAAGCAGTCGGGGTCGAAGGCGCCCGAGCCGGCCTCCCCGGTCTCCATGCTGGCCTCCAGGTTTTGCGACAGGACCAGCCCGGGGCCcggcagcagggccaggcccgGCGGGTCGCCCGCCACCAGGTGCTGGCTGGGCGTGAGGGCCAGCGGCTTCTCCGGGCTGGTCACCACCAGGACGGCGCTGCCGGGCAGCCCCACGGACAGGGCCACCGTGGGCGAGGGCCGGGGGGCGTCCGGGGAGGAGGACGGGGGCTCGGCGGGCGCCGGGGGCTGCTTCCGGTCGGGTTTAGCCGGCGCCGGCTCCGGTTCCAGCTTGGGTTCGGCCAGGCGCGGCGGCTCGGGGAGGGCCGGGGCCGGGCAGGGCCGGGCCTCCACCTTCGGGGAGATGATGCGGTGCTTCGTGCTGCTGCACTTGTGCGGGACGTGCCCCGGGCTGCCTgcgggacagacagacacaacgTGAGGGGACGGGCGGGCGGGGGGCAGACAGCGGGGCCGCGGGGGTGGGACGGACACACAGCAGCGCGGTGGGGGGCCGGATGGACAGACAGCAGGGCCGCGGGGGTACAGAGGGGTGGGccatgggtgggagtggggagggatggACGGACGGCTGGACAGCGAGATGGTGAGGTTAGGAGACAGACGGAGAGAGGCTGTGGGTCTCCAGCACCTACCCCACCCCCGGACAGcagcctctgctccccaccccccccactcaCACGGCACCAGGGGAGCTGCCCcgcatggggaaggggagggcggctctgggcacatggggggcagggatggagcagTTCGCAGGTTCATGGCAGCAGTGCCCCCCATCCGTCACTAGGGAGcactgctgcccccccccacccaggagCCAAAGGGAGAGATGGGATCCCACCGTGGGACCGACTCTGGAaggggagcagggcctggtgggtcagagcaggggggctcatagccaggactcctgggttctctccccggctctgggaggggagtgggggctggtgggtcagagcaggggggctgggagccaggactcctgggttctctccccggctctgggagtgggggctggtgggttacagaaggggggctgggagcccggactcctgggttctctccccggctctggggatgggggttagagacggggggcagggagcccggactcctgggttctcttggGGTGGGCGCAGGCACCGACCgaggctgctgctgcagaggcaggcgtGGGTGCGTGGCGGGGGCTTGGCCTGGTGGCTCTCCAGGATCTGCTGCACCAGCTGCTCGATGGAGAACTCCGTGGTCCCGTTCCCGTTGCTGCAGCTCCACTTTATCCCGtgaactttggaggacagagagacttggcgggggggggagcggcccagctggcccccctcacccccagcccactGGGGGCTGCCCTGCTGTCACGGACTCCCAGATCACGCCGAGAGTGGTCCCCGTGCGGACTGGGGGTGCCCCTGTCAGTGGGACAGCCCTtcacctgccccacagctccccccccccccccgctggggcCCTTCTCCCCCCAGCAGGCCCCCCCGGCGCCCCCTCCTTACACATGGGTTTGAGCTGCGTCACCAGCTCCTCCTTCGACCATTTCAGCCACTCCCTGCGGTCGCTGTTGATGGAGCAGAGGATGGGCCCGCAGAGCTTGGCGCAGTCCTCCAGCGCCGGCACGTTCAGGTAGTGCACCAGCACGATGTCGGGGTTCTGCGGGGGCGGGGGCGTCAGGACACCGGAGTCCCGCCctcgggggggctgggagccaggacgccggggttctctccccggctctgggaggggagtgggggctggtggttagagcaggggggctgggagccaggactcctgggttctctccccggctctgggaggggagtgggggctggtggttagagcagggggctgggagccaggactcctgggttctctccccggctctgggaggggagtgggggctggtgggtcagagcgggggggctgggagccaggactcctgggttctctcctcggctttgggaggggagtgggggctgggagccaggactcctgggttctctccccagctctgggaggggagtgggggccggtgggttagagcaggggggctgggagccaggactcctaggttctctccccggctctgggagggcagtgggggctggtggttagagcaggggggctgggagccaggactcctgggttctctccccggctctgggaggggagtggggctggtggtcagagcaggggggctgggagccaggactcctgggttctctcccagctctgggaggggagtgggggctggtgggtcagagcaggggggctgggagccaggactcctgggttctctccctggctctgggaggggagtgggggctggtgggttagagcaggggggctgggagccaggactcctgggttctccccacggctctgggagggaagtgggggctggtgggtcagagcagggggggcaggacCTTGCGAGACCCACAGGATCTCTGTTCAGAGCCTTAGCAGCTTGGTTTTTGGTGCTTtaccctgaggccccccccagccagcccccccccggTACCTGCAGCAGCCAGTAGCAGCGGCGGTGGAATGTGGGGACGATGGACGAGTGGACGTAGCAGCCGTAGAGACACTGTGGGGACACGGGGGGGGGGATGCTCAgcactggagggggaggagctggggccccCCTCAAACGTGCAGTGGGTCCTGCTCACACTGGCGCCCCATTGCCAGCTCCTGAGGGGCAGCCAGCCCCCCACCGTCTGCCCACCCACCCAGCTCTAGGGGCACTGCCCCCCagactccagcctgccccacagcccccttgcCCTGTTCCAGACCTCGCACCCTACAGCTGTGACCCGGCCccagctcctctctcctccttcctgcccccagtccTGCCACCACggctccgccccctgcccccaggccccaccccaccaccatggctccgccccctgccccaggccctgccatggctccgccccctgcccccaggccccaccccaccaccacagctccgccccctgccccaggccctgccaccaTGGatccgccccctgcccccaggccccaccctacCACCACagctccgccccctgccccaggccccaccccaccaccacggctccgccccctgccccaggccctgccaccatggctccgccccctgcccccaggccccacccaACCACCgcagctctgccccctgcccccaggccccaccccaccaccacggctccgccccctgcccccaggccccacccaACCAccaccaaggccctgccccctgctcccaggcCCCACCTCACCACCaccaaggccccgccccctgcccccaggccccacccaACCACCaccaaggccccgccccctggtcCCAGACCCCACCTCATCACCaccaaggccccgccccctggtcccaggccccaccccatcaccaccaaggccccgctccctgccaccaggtcccacccccaccaccaaagctccgcccccttccctcatcccaccaccacagctctgccacctgcccccaggccccacctcacccccacgaccccgccccctgctctcaggccccaccccaccaccacccaggtcCCACCCCCTGACCCAACCCACCACCacggccccgccccccgcccccaggccccgccccccagcctacCTCCATCCCTTGAACTTTCAGCTTCATGTGGTCCTCCCGCGTGGTCTTGCCGTCCTTGCGTTTCTTCCAGCAGTAGCCGTCCTTGCGGTACTTCACCTTCTTCCGGTTGTACAGGATGATGGAGCCGTTCTGGGGGCTGGCACCGGGGGGGGTCACATGGGGAGCCACGGAGCCCCCCCCCGACAGATCTACCccgtccctcccctgcctcccgctcgtcccagccccctgccccgccggCCGCTCACCGGGTCTTGGGGGCGCAGGACAGCCACTCCTCGTGCCGCTCGAAGGTGATGAGATAGGAGGCGATTTCCTGCAACACGCCAGCACCCGCGGGTCAGGATGGGCCCCCGGCagcccccttcctgtgccccccaccccagccaatggggcagagacagggctcctgGCCAACCACTCGCTTCAAACgagacaggcccctgccccattcccgctcccctgagccagccagtccctgccctggggccggtggGGGAGCCGGcggcccccagaggggacaggcccctgccccattccctgcccccctgagccagccagtccctgccctgcggctgggtgggagccggcgcccccccgaggggacaggcccctgccccattccccacccccctgagccagccagtccctgccctgcggctgggtgggagccggcgcccccccgaggggacaggcccctgccccattccctgcccccctgagccagccagtccctgccctgcggctgggtgggagccggcgccccccagaggggacaggcccctgccccattccccacctcgTTGGTATTCCAGCGCAGTCGCTCCTTGGGGAGAGCAGGGCATTTGGGCAGACACTCCACCAGCTTCTTGGGCAGGAAAAGCTTCAAGTGGTGGCTCTTCTCTGCGGACAGGGAGAGCGACAATCAGGTAGCGGAGACAgcgctgggggggctgggagccaggactcctgggttctctccccggctctgggaggagagtgggggctggtgggtgagagcagggggggctgggagccaggactcctgggttctctccccggctctgggaggggagtgggggctggtggttagagcaggggggctgggagccaggactcctgggttctctccctggctctgggaggggagtgggggctggtggttagagcaggggggctgggagccaggactcctgggttctctccccggctctgggaggggagtgggggctggtgggtgagagcaggggggctgggagccaggactcctgggttctctccccggctctgggaggggagtgggggctggtgggtcagagcaggggggctgggagccaggacgcctgggttctctccccggctctgggaggggagtgggggctggtgggtgagaccaaggggggctgggagccaggacacctgggttctctccccggctcggaGGGAAGGCGGGCGGGCGAGGGGGGACTCACCGGAGAGCTCTGTGGTTTCCTTGTTATTCATGGTCGGGGCCTGGTGCTGGCTGACTAGAGCTCCGGGCCTGGGGGGCTCATCTCACGGCGCGCAGGGGAACGGCTCAGACCTGGCAACGGAAGAGCAGCAGGACTCAGATTCACTCACAGCCAGGGCACAACCCGTCCCGTCCCCCCCTGGCCCCATCCAGCCTGGCCTCCCCACATCCCCCCCAAGCTGTCACCTCCGTCCACCCGCCACACAGTGCTCGTTGGTCCAACTACTGCCACGTGgaatgcggccacctctggggcggggcggctggttacccagggacccctcccccgGTGCTGAGAtacgcccacctctggggcggggcggctggttacccagggacccctcgcccggcgctgagctTTGCGAGAGAAGTAGGGGCTGgcgggtcagagcagggggagctggaagccaggactcctgggttctctccccagcactgggaggggagtgggggctggtgggtcagagcaggggggctgggagccaggactcctgggttctcccccggctctgggaggggagtgggggctggtgggttagagcagggggggctgggagccaggactcctgggttctctccccggctctgggaggggagtgggggctggtggttagagcagggggggctgggagccaggactcctgggttctctccctggctctgggagcggagtgggggctggtgggttagagcagtgggagctgggagccaggactcctgggttctctccccggctctgggaggggagtgggggctggtgggtcagagcgggggggggggcctgggagccctgtgctttgagatcctaggAGGTGGGAGGTTTCTAGTGGCAGACTCTGCCCTCGGCCCCGAGCTGTTGCCATTTTAACGAGCCGCCAGCCACAGGGTTCAGGCCGGCCCCTTCCCGGCCCAAATGCAAGGAGGTTTCTGCCCCCCCGGGAGCCGAGCCAAGGGGAAGTGACTCGGGCTGGGTCACCGAGGAACCCCGGGAAAGCCACTCGACAACAGGCCGGGAAGAGGAAAGCCCCTCCCAgcccggggagagaacccaggagtcctggctcccagcccccctgctctgatccaccagcccccactcccctcccagagctggggagagaacccaggagtcctggctcccagcccctcctgctctgacccaccagcccccactcccctcccagagctggggagagaacccaggagtcctggctcccagcccccctgctctcaccaccagcccccactcccctcccagagccggggagagaacccaggagtcctggctcccagccccccctgctctaacccaccagcccccactcccctcccagagccgtggagagaacccaggagtcctggctcccagcccccgctgctctaacccaccagcccccactcccctcccagagccggggagagaacccaggagtcccggctcccagcccccctgctctaaccaccagcccccactcccctcccagagctggggagagaacccaggagtccgggctcccagccccccccactctgacccaccagcccccactcccctactGAAGCTCCGCACTGGGCAA is a window from the Gopherus evgoodei ecotype Sinaloan lineage unplaced genomic scaffold, rGopEvg1_v1.p scaffold_51_arrow_ctg1, whole genome shotgun sequence genome containing:
- the CAMTA2 gene encoding calmodulin-binding transcription activator 2 isoform X1, with amino-acid sequence MNNKETTELSEKSHHLKLFLPKKLVECLPKCPALPKERLRWNTNEEIASYLITFERHEEWLSCAPKTRPQNGSIILYNRKKVKYRKDGYCWKKRKDGKTTREDHMKLKVQGMECLYGCYVHSSIVPTFHRRCYWLLQNPDIVLVHYLNVPALEDCAKLCGPILCSINSDRREWLKWSKEELVTQLKPMFHGIKWSCSNGNGTTEFSIEQLVQQILESHQAKPPPRTHACLCSSSLGSPGHVPHKCSSTKHRIISPKVEARPCPAPALPEPPRLAEPKLEPEPAPAKPDRKQPPAPAEPPSSSPDAPRPSPTVALSVGLPGSAVLVVTSPEKPLALTPSQHLVAGDPPGLALLPGPGLVLSQNLEASMETGEAGSGAFDPDCFLNSPARGQTYGRRPPEPAPPGNRFFIQDDGGAPGRGGGRAPAGETPMEMGGARPGGGAGEHLPDELYSIIPTGAGGGPDLPFGLSLDSLISELMTEGAGAAEGSRPPHPALPDAPGEAAPPEGLAAPEPLVTITDFSPDWSYPEGGVKVLITGPWTEETDSYTCLFDRLAVPAALIQTGVLRCYCPAHEAGVVALQVACDARIVSTSVLFEYRGRGFLALPSTQLDWLSLDDNQFRMSILERLEQMEKRMAEMTASSQQQRGAAGETPHTQAASDSFEERIVALCEKMMSRSSWLHSDTLVHDISFRGMTLLHLAAAQGYARLIETLIKWRNLSAESLDLEQEVDPLNVDHFSCTPLMWACALGHLDAALLLYRWNGRALSIPDSLGRLPLAVACSRGHVALAARLEELQRQEPSPEGATDKGWGPPRPAEGLRIPSPLSASPDTGLSTVSSVSSPSELSDGSGSGSVTSAYSSASALRDSPAGSPEPEAAMDFGPPPEGWYLRDPPSPPGLHCSPRFFMDYEGPPERELLTYGENAENEGYLPATDVLQVDMITLAKQIIEATPEHIKQEGFSSAAEVPLRERSGNMGLSETMSWLASYLENVDQLPSGSQHRPASSSRVCLSALQAPLGELPFDRLPPAPTAASWAEFLNASANGKMESEFALLTLSDHEQRELYEAARVIQTAFRKYKGRRLKEQQETAAAVIQRCYRKYKQLTWIALKYALYKKMTQAAILIQSKFRSYYEQKKFQQSRRAAVLIQQYYRSYKEYEKLKQGHRASAAMQQKMKGTFLTKKQDQAARKIMRFLRRCRHRMKELKQSKEVESVQKRGLAT
- the CAMTA2 gene encoding calmodulin-binding transcription activator 2 isoform X2 — translated: MNNKETTELSEKSHHLKLFLPKKLVECLPKCPALPKERLRWNTNEEIASYLITFERHEEWLSCAPKTRPQNGSIILYNRKKVKYRKDGYCWKKRKDGKTTREDHMKLKVQGMECLYGCYVHSSIVPTFHRRCYWLLQNPDIVLVHYLNVPALEDCAKLCGPILCSINSDRREWLKWSKEELVTQLKPMFHGIKWSCSNGNGTTEFSIEQLVQQILESHQAKPPPRTHACLCSSSLGSPGHVPHKCSSTKHRIISPKVEARPCPAPALPEPPRLAEPKLEPEPAPAKPDRKQPPAPAEPPSSSPDAPRPSPTVALSVGLPGSAVLVVTSPEKPLALTPSQHLVAGDPPGLALLPGPGLVLSQNLEASMETGEAGSGAFDPDCFLNSPARGQTYGRRPPEPAPPGNRFFIQDDGGAPGRGGGRAPAGETPMEMGGARPGGGAGEHLPDELYSIIPTGAGGGPDLPFGLSLDSLISELMTEGAGAAEGSRPPHPALPDAPGEAAPPEGLAAPEPLVTITDFSPDWSYPEGGVKVLITGPWTEETDSYTCLFDRLAVPAALIQTGVLRCYCPAHEAGVVALQVACDARIVSTSVLFEYRGRGFLALPSTQLDWLSLDDNQFRMSILERLEQMEKRMAEMTASSQQQRGAAGETPHTQAASDSFEERIVALCEKMMSRSSWLHSDTLVHDISFRGMTLLHLAAAQGYARLIETLIKWRNLSAESLDLEQEVDPLNVDHFSCTPLMWACALGHLDAALLLYRWNGRALSIPDSLGRLPLAVACSRGHVALAARLEELQRQEPSPEGATDKGWGPPRPAEGLRIPSPLSASPDTGLSTVSSVSSPSELSDGSGSGSVTSAYSSASALRDSPAGSPEPEAAMDFGPPPEGWYLRDPPSPPGLHCSPRFFMDYEGPPERELLTYGENAENEGYLPATDVLQVDMITLAKQIIEATPEHIKQEGFSSAAEVPLRERSGNMGLSETMSWLASYLENVDQLPSGSQHRPASSSRVCLSALQAPLGELPFDRLPPAPTAASWAEFLNASANGKMESEFALLTLSDHEQRELYEAARVIQTAFRKYKGRRLKEQQETAAAVIQRCYRKYKQYALYKKMTQAAILIQSKFRSYYEQKKFQQSRRAAVLIQQYYRSYKEYEKLKQGHRASAAMQQKMKGTFLTKKQDQAARKIMRFLRRCRHRMKELKQSKEVESVQKRGLAT